The Neurospora crassa OR74A linkage group IV, whole genome shotgun sequence genome has a segment encoding these proteins:
- a CDS encoding glycogen phosphorylase, whose translation MASNTTQRVPLRERRPSVGAPLVDIQGGVAPAGVSRPKHKRTLTGFGPGEIKNVEASIPEPQRKAWLAHQTSGFKDKDGFETEVVRHVETTLARSMYNCDEQAAYSACSLAFRDRLILEWNRTQQRQTFADSKRVYYLSLEFLMGRALDNAMLNIGQKDVAKAGLAELGFRIEDVIEQEHDAALGNGGLGRLAACFLDSLASLNYSAWGYGLRYRYGIFKQEIIDGYQVEVPDYWLDFNPWEFPRHDVTVDIQFYGHVTKRTDDNGKTIATWEGGEIVKAVAYDVPIPGYATPSTNNLRLWSSKAASGEFDFQKFNSGDYENSVADQQRAETISAVLYPNDNLDRGKELRLKQQYFWVAASLYDIVRRFKKSRRPWKEFPDQVAIQLNDTHPTLAVVELQRILVDLEGLDWEEAWNIVTNTFGYTNHTVLPEALEKWSVPLFQHLLPRHLQLIYDINLFFLQSVERKFPKDREMLARVSIIEESQPKMVRMAHLAIVGSHKVNGVAELHSDLIKTTIFKDFVEVFGPDKFTNVTNGITPRRWLHQANPRLSELISSKTGSQNFLKDLTELAKIEHYKDDKAFRKEWAEIKYANKVRLAKHIKKTTGVDVNPSALFDVQVKRIHEYKRQQMNIFGVIHRYLTLKSLSPEERKKFQPRVSIFGGKAAPGYWMAKQIIHLINAVGAVVNNDKDIGDLLKVIFLEDYNVSKAEMIIPASDLSEHISTAGTEASGTSNMKFVLNGGLIIGTCDGANIEITREIGEQNIFLFGNLAEDVEDIRHNHTYGSYTVDPDLVKVFEAIEKGTFGEPNDFMGMISAVRDHGDFYLVSDDFHSYIETQELVDKAYRDQEGWITKSIESVARMGFFSSDRCINEYAEGIWNIEPLAVKDQ comes from the exons ATGGCCTCCAACACCACACAGCGTGTTCCCCTTAGAGAGAGGAGGCCATCCGTTGGCGCTCCTCTCGTCGATATCCAAGGAGGTGTTGCTCCCGCCGGCGTCTCCCGACCCAAACACAAGAGAACCCTCACCGGCTTCGGTCCTGGAGAGATCAAGAATGTTGAAG CCTCCATCCCCGAGCCCCAGCGCAAGGCTTGGCTCGCCCACCAGACCAGCGGcttcaaggacaaggacggcTTCGAAACCGAGGTTGTGCGCCATGTCGAGACCACCCTTGCCCGTAGCATGTACAACTGCGACGAACAGGCCGCCTACTCTGCCTGCAGTCTGGCCTTCCGTGACCGTCTCATCCTCGAGTGGAACCGCACCCAGCAGCGCCAGACCTTCGCCGACAGCAAGCGTGTCTACTATCTCTCCCTAGAGTTCCTCATGGGCCGTGCCCTCGACAACGCCATGCTCAACATCGGTCAGAAGGACGTGGCCAAGGCTGGTCTGGCCGAACTCGGCTTCAGAATCGAGGATGTCATCGAACAGGAGCACGATGCTGCTCTCGGAAACGGTGGCCTTGGTCGTCTCGCTGCCTGCTTCCTCGACAGTCTGGCTTCCCTCAACTACTCGGCCTGGGGTTACGGCCTCAGGTACCGCTATGGTATCTTCAAGCAAGAGATCATCGACGGCTACCAGGTCGAGGTGCCAGACTACTGGCTCGACTTCAACCCATGGGAGTTCCCGCGTCACGATGTCACCGTTGACATCCAGTTCTACGGCCATGTCACCAAGCGCACTGATGACAACGGCAAGACCATCGCTACCTGGGAGGGCGGCGAGATCGTCAAGGCTGTTGCTTATGACGTCCCCATTCCCGGTTATGCCACTCCTTCGACCAACAACCTGAGACTGTGGTCCAGCAAGGCTGCCAGCGGAGAGTTTGACTTCCAAAAGTTCAATAGCGGCGACTACGAGAACTCGGTCGCTGACCAGCAGCGTGCCGAGACCATCAGCGCTGTGCTCTACCCCAACGACAACCTCGATCGCGGAAAGGAGCTTCGTCTCAAGCAGCAATACTTCTGGGTTGCCGCTTCCCTCTACGACATTGTCCGCCGTTTCAAAAAGTCGAGGCGCCCATGGAAGGAGTTCCCCGACCAAGTGGCCATTCAGCTGAACGACACCCACCCGACTCTGGCTGTCGTCGAACTCCAGCGTATCCTTGTTGATCTTGAGGGCCTTGACTGGGAGGAGGCCTGGAATATCGTCACTAACACTTTCGGTTACACCAACCACACCGTCCTGCCTGAGGCTCTCGAGAAATGGTCCGTCCCTTTGTTCCAGCATCTCCTGCCCCGCCACCTCCAGCTCATCTACGACATCAACCTGTTCTTCCTCCAGAGCGTCGAGCGCAAGTTCCCCAAAGATCGCGAGATGCTTGCCCGTGTCTCCATCATCGAGGAGTCTCAGCCCAAGATGGTCCGCATGGCTCACTTGGCTATTGTTGGTTCTCACAAGGTCAACGGTGTTGCTGAGCTGCACTCTGATCTCATCAAGACCACCATCTTCAAGGACTTCGTCGAGGTCTTTGGTCCTGACAAGTTCACCAACGTCACCAACGGTATCACTCCCCGCAGATGGCTCCACCAGGCCAACCCTCGCCTCTCCGAGCTTATCTCCAGCAAGACGGGTAGCCAGAACTTCCTCAAGGATCTGACGGAGCTGGCCAAGATTGAGCACTACAAGGATGACAAGGCGTTCCGTAAGGAGTGGGCTGAGATCAAGTATGCCAACAAGGTCCGTCTGGCCAAGCACATCAAGAAGACTACCGGTGTCGATGTCAATCCCTCTGCCCTGTTTGACGTCCAGGTCAAGCGTATCCACGAGTACAAGCGCCAACAGATGAACATCTTTGGCGTCATCCACCGCTATCTTACCCTCAAATCTCTCTCGCctgaggagaggaagaagttcCAACCCAGAGTTTCCATCTTTGGTGGCAAGGCTGCCCCCGGCTACTGGATGGCCAAGCAGATTATTCACTTGATCAACGCTGTCGGGGCCGTTGTCAACAACGACAAGGATATTGGTGATCTGCTCAAGGTCATCTTCCTCGAGGATTACAATGTCAGCAAGGCCGAGATGATCATTCCCGCTTCGGATCTCAGCGAGCATATCTCGACTGCCGGTACCGA GGCCTCTGGTACCAGTAACATGAAGTTCGTCCTCAACGGTGGTCTCATCATCGGAACATGCGATGGTGCCAAT ATCGAAATCACCCGCGAAATCGGCGAGCAAaacatcttcctctttggtAACCTCGCTGAAGACGTTGAGGATATCCGCCACAACCATACTTACGGCTCGTACACGGTCGACCCCGACCTCGTCAAGGTGTTTGAGGCCATCGAGAAGGGCACCTTCGGTGAGCCCAACGACTTTATGGGCATGATCTCTGCCGTCCGCGACCATGGCGATTTCTATCTCGTTTCAGATGACTTCCACAGCTACATTGAGACGCAGGAGCTCGTCGACAAGGCCTACCGCGACCAAGAGGGCTGGATCACCAAGAGCATTGAGAGCGTGGCGAGGATGGGCTTCTTCAGCTCGGATCGCTGCATCAATGAGTATGCAGAGGGCATCTGGAATATTGAGCCTTTGGCTGTCAAGGACCAGTAA